Genomic window (Daucus carota subsp. sativus chromosome 5, DH1 v3.0, whole genome shotgun sequence):
TTGGAACTTTGAAACTGCATTGCACAAAATACCTGAAAACGGAATCAaagggaaaaaagaagaaagcgAGAACATCAATAGATTGAGTGATGATCCATAAAGATTCTTATGAACATTTAGCACTAAAGTATAGCCAATtgggaatttttaaaaaatataactgGATCAAAGGAAACTAAAAATGAATCACATCTTATATATCTGTTACAAACATCCATACTGAATAGTGAATAGCTTATATGGAGTTTTTACATCGCAGCCGTGGAATGGATACATGGTTCGCTCTTTTACATTTTGGACATCAAGTACGGAGCTTTGGGTCAAATCATCATAAACGCGCATCTCCTTTTAATGCACAAGCAATAGCTTTTACATAAGACATTTAGATCTCCATTGTCTGTATTGGTCACAGTGCAGCTCATGAATGACATTTGTGATAAATTTTTGGCGTGCTAGATGAGAAAGAGTGCACTATATACTGTGAAAGATACTATTAAGTAAAGCACTTACCTTGTAATAACATCTATTCTGTTTTCTTTATCAGTTGTTAGTGGAATAGGGGTTGTTCGCTGTCGCTTTTAATCTCCCCTCCCGGAAAATGACTGTTGTCACATATCATTGTATCAACACCGTGTATAATCCAAATCTCCTGACGATATGAATTTGCAATTGCGCATGACCAAACAGCAGCTAACTATATTACAAGAGGCTTGGCCTTCCGGATATGGCCCATGCTATTAACAAGATCCTTTCGAGTGCAAACAGGGAACATGTTGATATTCTTCAACACTTTCAAACGCCAGAGAACATATGGAAAACTCAGTTGATCACGAGAAGTGAAACGAACCACTTCATTGAACCAAAGGCACATGAACAGATTAGTCGTTGGTGTGTGTTCTCTTACAATTACAGAGGCCTCAGAGAGAGCTGCACAGATAAACGTATAAATATATGCCATAAGATCATGACTGTTAACATGTTCCTTTGGAGAGAATTGCAGCAAGAAGGATACCTTTTTTCCCATTAAACCTCTTATCTTCTGGGAGGCCGTCTTGGCGGTATTGAGATAATTGTATTTCCACTTCTTCTGGGCTGGCTTTGTGTTTCTTGACAACAGCATTTGCCTCATCATAAACGCTACTTCTAGCTCCGTGTTCAGATATTGCAAGTACAGAATCTGACTGCCAAAGAAGGGCTTCCAGCACACCAAGAGGGTCTCTCCTGAATTGAGATTTTGAGTCTACCCAGATCGAATAGCTTGCGTGTGGAAAGAGACGATGGGCTAACATCTGGTCAAACAAACATGAGGTATTGCTCAACTTAGATAGAGAATGAAGCAGTACTACAAGCATTTTGGTCATAAACATTGTGCTGTAAGACTACTTTTCTTATCCAAATATCTCACTATCAAGATCCGCATACATATATTTTCTAGGTAACCGAACGATAAATGTCAGTTTTTTGTATGTTTGATAGAAAATTTACATTTTAGAAATCATATACTAACAGAAGAGCTTTGAAAATGAACAAACCAGAATTCCTAAACAGATTTCTACACACCTTTGGAATTTTACCATTCAACCTCTGATCATTAAAAGGAAGATTTGTAACTAACACGATGCGCCACACTCCAATATACTGGTCCTCGCCAACTTTGTGCCCTGCAGCAGCCTGTGCAGCAAGAGTGATTTCATCCCAAAACGCCACATAGCAGACCTGTATTATCTCTAGTTCAGCAAACTAACAAGTACAACAAGCATTAGAAAGAGAAAGCGCCATTACAATATTAATACCTTCTGAAGTGATGTCTCTGACATCCCGATAGGTTGATAAAGATCATCTCCACCACCAAAAGTACAAGTAGATACCACAACTTTGCATGTTTGCATGAAACTTTTGTCATCATCAGAGACAATGAACCCGCCATCCTTACTATAGAAACCACAATGCGCCCTTGAAATTTCATTCACCTGTGGTAGTTACATAATAAGAAACAATAGTATAAAACCACTTCGCAACGAATACAGAGATAAGTAGTACATACTGAAAAGTTGTAGACAAACTTGTGATGGCACTAATAGATGATAACATAAATGATGATCAAACCGAGCAAGTCCAGcaaaatatttgttttcaatatcaaatattagaggaattctaacttcattaaAGACATACACTGTTAAAAGATTGCTCCCTCTGCTCTAAAGATTGGTTTCCGGTAAAAAGATTAGATCGTGTGATATCCATCTGCGGACGGGATTGAACTCCGTCAGTCTCTGACACGTAAACCAATTCTTTAATAGGACCAACAGGCTCCTTTCTAATTGGTATATCCAAATGCTGAAGTTCTTCAGGAGGAAGTAGCTTCAAACAACCTGATATCATCAATTA
Coding sequences:
- the LOC108222885 gene encoding probable hexosyltransferase MUCI70; protein product: MFNNSSSIAINVSDEDSDDISGKLKLRLRKKRKKSGPRGKSESARRIFRLLRRWWPVLLFLPAAGLLFFEASRIGRKPSQLINSEVVTQKTRELAGEKKSSGNLNRLDPTRCLKLLPPEELQHLDIPIRKEPVGPIKELVYVSETDGVQSRPQMDITRSNLFTGNQSLEQREQSFNSVNEISRAHCGFYSKDGGFIVSDDDKSFMQTCKVVVSTCTFGGGDDLYQPIGMSETSLQKVCYVAFWDEITLAAQAAAGHKVGEDQYIGVWRIVLVTNLPFNDQRLNGKIPKMLAHRLFPHASYSIWVDSKSQFRRDPLGVLEALLWQSDSVLAISEHGARSSVYDEANAVVKKHKASPEEVEIQLSQYRQDGLPEDKRFNGKKALSEASVIVREHTPTTNLFMCLWFNEVVRFTSRDQLSFPYVLWRLKVLKNINMFPVCTRKDLVNSMGHIRKAKPLVI